A portion of the Krasilnikovia cinnamomea genome contains these proteins:
- a CDS encoding Uma2 family endonuclease, which translates to MTILLSDSVLPTTGLPLTENDYFALGPTGARVELWDGSLHSCPRETPRHQLIVGALAVALRAGRADMNILSSVAVRLDPGRIAVPDLVVTGPINLDAPFIEAAAVRLVCEVVSPGSAAVDRAMKMYCYAAAGIPWYLLAEQEFNGLYSYVLKEGVYVQDNVMHLGGVTGVEFGR; encoded by the coding sequence ATGACGATCCTGCTTTCGGACAGCGTCCTGCCCACCACCGGCCTGCCGCTCACCGAGAACGACTACTTCGCGCTGGGCCCGACCGGCGCCCGGGTCGAACTGTGGGACGGCAGCCTGCACTCCTGCCCCCGGGAGACGCCACGGCACCAGCTCATCGTGGGCGCGCTGGCGGTCGCGCTGCGCGCCGGGCGCGCCGACATGAACATCCTGTCCAGCGTCGCCGTACGCCTGGATCCGGGCCGGATCGCGGTGCCGGACCTGGTGGTGACCGGCCCGATCAACCTGGACGCGCCGTTCATCGAGGCGGCCGCGGTGCGGCTGGTCTGCGAGGTGGTGTCGCCGGGCAGCGCGGCCGTGGACCGGGCGATGAAGATGTACTGCTACGCGGCGGCGGGCATCCCCTGGTACCTGCTGGCCGAGCAGGAGTTCAACGGCCTGTACAGCTACGTCCTGAAGGAGGGCGTGTACGTCCAGGACAACGTCATGCACCTGGGCGGCGTCACAGGCGTCGAGTTCGGCCGCTGA
- a CDS encoding Uma2 family endonuclease produces the protein MTTAIFGHGRPWTEEDFLALGETNDRVELFDGSLFVTPAPTPRHQRISRRLANALDTGELEVHEAVNVRLRPGRVPIPDVVVTDPLDFDEVFVSAAVVRMVCEIVSPSNASADKVLKMHYYAAAAIPWYLLVEQDTGALHLYRLSGDRYLEHSVTLPGGVLTLTDPVQATIRPEDLLPPG, from the coding sequence GTGACGACAGCGATCTTCGGCCATGGGCGGCCGTGGACCGAGGAGGACTTCCTCGCCCTCGGCGAGACCAACGACCGCGTCGAGCTGTTCGACGGGAGCCTGTTCGTGACCCCCGCCCCCACCCCCCGGCACCAGCGCATCTCCCGACGTCTTGCCAATGCGCTGGATACGGGCGAGCTTGAGGTGCACGAAGCCGTCAACGTCCGGCTGCGCCCCGGCCGCGTCCCTATCCCGGACGTAGTGGTCACGGATCCCCTCGACTTCGACGAGGTGTTCGTCAGCGCGGCCGTGGTGCGGATGGTGTGCGAGATCGTGTCGCCGTCCAACGCTTCGGCGGACAAGGTGCTCAAGATGCACTACTACGCCGCCGCCGCGATTCCCTGGTACCTGCTCGTGGAGCAGGACACCGGCGCGCTGCACCTGTACCGGCTGTCCGGTGACAGGTACCTCGAGCACTCCGTCACGCTGCCGGGCGGCGTGCTCACCCTCACCGATCCGGTTCAGGCGACGATCAGGCCGGAGGATCTGCTGCCGCCAGGATGA
- a CDS encoding TldD/PmbA family protein has translation MSHFDEASAAVQAALDAGARYADARVMLRRTESVSARDGDIEDLSSDESAGLGVRALTSSGWGFYAVPELSSAAARAAGRQAAQLAKAAASVPGAAGELVPTGAAQASWASPCEVDPLSVPLSVKGDLLVRATAAARDAGADVAEGICQLWDTRKWFVSSEGHRIDQHIRECGAGVSASAFGDGEIQRRSWPSYRGQYGTRGWELVDELALVEHAPRMAEEARALLSAPLCPAEETTLVLGSEQLALQIHESVGHAIELDRILGWEAAFAGTSWLELERLGALRYGSELMNITIDPTIPGALGSFGYDDEGTPAAPRDAVREGRWVGVLAGRDSAAAAGLDYAGSVRADGWARLPMVRMTNVGLEPGPHTLDEIITATDDGVFMDVNRSWSIDDRRLNFQFGCEIGYEIKNGKRGRMLRNPTYTGIGPRFWQSMDMLSSEIVAWGTPNCGKGQPGQIGHTGHPAAPARFTGVRVGVRG, from the coding sequence ATGAGCCACTTTGACGAGGCGTCGGCGGCGGTGCAGGCCGCTCTCGACGCCGGGGCCCGCTACGCCGACGCGCGCGTGATGCTGCGCCGCACCGAGTCGGTGTCCGCCCGCGACGGTGACATCGAGGACCTGAGTTCGGACGAGAGCGCGGGTCTGGGTGTACGCGCGCTGACCAGCTCCGGCTGGGGCTTCTACGCCGTACCCGAACTGTCTTCCGCCGCGGCCCGGGCCGCCGGGCGGCAGGCCGCGCAGCTCGCGAAGGCCGCGGCCTCGGTGCCCGGCGCCGCCGGTGAGCTGGTGCCGACGGGCGCCGCGCAGGCGAGCTGGGCCAGTCCGTGCGAGGTGGACCCGCTGTCGGTGCCACTGTCGGTCAAGGGCGATCTGCTGGTGCGCGCCACCGCCGCCGCCCGGGACGCGGGCGCCGACGTGGCCGAGGGGATCTGCCAGTTGTGGGACACCCGCAAGTGGTTCGTCTCCAGCGAGGGGCACCGCATCGACCAGCACATCCGCGAGTGCGGCGCCGGGGTGAGCGCGAGCGCGTTCGGCGACGGCGAGATCCAGCGCCGGTCCTGGCCGTCCTACCGCGGCCAGTACGGCACGCGCGGCTGGGAGCTGGTGGACGAACTGGCGCTGGTGGAGCACGCGCCCCGGATGGCCGAGGAGGCGCGGGCGCTGTTGAGCGCGCCGCTGTGCCCCGCCGAGGAGACCACCCTGGTGCTGGGCAGCGAGCAGCTCGCCCTGCAGATCCACGAGTCGGTCGGCCACGCCATCGAGCTGGACCGCATCCTCGGCTGGGAGGCCGCGTTCGCGGGCACGTCCTGGCTGGAGCTGGAGCGGCTCGGCGCACTGCGGTACGGCTCCGAGCTGATGAACATCACCATCGACCCGACGATCCCGGGCGCGCTCGGCAGCTTCGGCTACGACGACGAGGGCACCCCGGCGGCGCCGCGCGACGCGGTCCGCGAGGGGCGGTGGGTGGGGGTGCTGGCCGGGCGGGATTCGGCCGCCGCCGCGGGGCTCGACTACGCGGGCAGCGTCCGCGCCGACGGCTGGGCGCGGCTGCCGATGGTGCGGATGACCAACGTGGGCCTGGAGCCGGGCCCGCACACCCTCGACGAGATCATCACGGCCACGGACGACGGGGTGTTCATGGACGTCAACCGTTCCTGGTCGATCGACGACCGGCGGCTGAACTTCCAGTTCGGCTGCGAGATCGGTTATGAGATCAAGAACGGCAAGCGGGGGCGGATGCTGCGCAACCCCACGTACACGGGGATCGGCCCGAGGTTCTGGCAGTCGATGGACATGCTGTCGTCGGAGATCGTCGCCTGGGGCACCCCGAACTGCGGCAAGGGCCAGCCCGGCCAGATCGGCCACACCGGCCATCCGGCGGCACCGGCCCGCTTCACCGGCGTCCGGGTGGGGGTGCGGGGATGA
- a CDS encoding TldD/PmbA family protein: protein MTTETVRGGAELTLAGRVVELAARIAGPGAEAEVVATHTADALTRFANSAIHQNVAEATTAVRLRLHVDGRTAVGSTTVTDAAGLAALVERTVAAARISPPDARWPGLTPPAPLAAAGLVDEGTAQATPDERAARIRDFVAAAGGLETAGFCRTSHTGAAFANSAGQSVEGRAADAGMDGIARVPGADGVARWATGRLAELDGAALGARAAAKARAAADPVELPPGRYEVVLEPEAVADLLTNLAAFGFNGKAWAQGESFAELGAAQFDPAITLVDEPLGIAGEPVPGLPFDVEGTPRAALVLVRNGTTAAVTHDRRSGADAGAASTGHGSPVSRSWGPVAHHLRLVAGPAGPFRAGDASGPAGPAGGGPGPVAPSAAPLVAGVARGLLITDLWYTRVLDQKSLVVTGLTRNGVWLIEDGRITRAVGNMRFTQSYPLALAPGAVRGIGAESVPLPDRWSGVRHRAPALHLASWQLTGNASG, encoded by the coding sequence ATGACGACCGAGACGGTACGCGGCGGCGCGGAGCTGACGCTGGCGGGCCGCGTGGTGGAGCTCGCCGCCCGGATCGCCGGGCCGGGGGCCGAGGCGGAGGTGGTGGCGACGCACACCGCGGACGCGCTGACCCGCTTCGCCAACTCGGCGATCCACCAGAACGTCGCGGAGGCCACCACGGCGGTCCGGCTGCGCCTGCACGTGGACGGGCGCACGGCGGTCGGCTCCACCACGGTCACGGACGCGGCGGGGCTGGCGGCGCTGGTCGAGCGTACGGTCGCCGCCGCCCGGATCAGCCCGCCGGACGCGCGCTGGCCGGGCCTGACCCCGCCGGCACCGCTGGCGGCGGCGGGCCTGGTCGACGAGGGAACCGCGCAGGCCACTCCGGACGAGCGGGCCGCGCGGATCCGCGACTTCGTGGCCGCCGCGGGCGGCCTGGAGACGGCCGGGTTCTGCCGGACCAGCCACACCGGCGCCGCGTTCGCCAACAGCGCCGGCCAGTCCGTCGAGGGGCGGGCGGCGGACGCGGGCATGGACGGCATCGCCCGGGTGCCCGGGGCCGACGGGGTGGCCCGCTGGGCGACCGGTCGGCTGGCCGAGCTGGACGGTGCGGCGCTGGGTGCCCGCGCGGCGGCCAAGGCGCGCGCCGCCGCCGACCCGGTCGAGCTGCCGCCGGGCCGCTACGAGGTGGTGCTGGAGCCGGAGGCGGTGGCGGATCTGCTGACGAATCTGGCGGCGTTCGGGTTCAACGGCAAGGCGTGGGCGCAGGGTGAGTCCTTCGCGGAGCTGGGCGCGGCCCAGTTCGACCCGGCGATCACGCTGGTGGACGAGCCGCTGGGGATCGCGGGCGAGCCGGTGCCGGGCCTGCCGTTCGACGTGGAGGGCACGCCGCGGGCGGCGCTGGTGCTGGTCCGCAACGGCACCACGGCGGCGGTGACGCACGATCGCCGGTCCGGTGCTGACGCGGGCGCGGCGTCGACCGGCCACGGCTCGCCGGTGTCCCGGTCGTGGGGCCCGGTCGCGCACCACCTGCGCCTGGTGGCCGGTCCGGCCGGGCCCTTCCGGGCGGGCGACGCGTCGGGCCCGGCCGGTCCTGCGGGCGGTGGGCCGGGTCCGGTGGCCCCGTCGGCGGCTCCGCTGGTCGCGGGCGTGGCGCGCGGGCTGCTGATCACGGACCTCTGGTACACCCGCGTGCTGGATCAGAAGAGCCTGGTCGTCACCGGCCTGACCCGCAACGGGGTCTGGCTCATCGAGGACGGCCGGATCACCCGGGCGGTCGGCAACATGCGGTTCACGCAGTCGTACCCGCTGGCGCTGGCCCCGGGCGCGGTGCGCGGGATCGGCGCCGAGTCCGTGCCGCTGCCGGATCGTTGGTCCGGCGTGCGGCACCGGGCGCCCGCCCTGCACCTGGCCTCGTGGCAGCTGACCGGCAATGCCTCCGGCTGA
- a CDS encoding fumarate reductase/succinate dehydrogenase flavoprotein subunit, with amino-acid sequence MTTRIERHHYDVVVIGAGGAGLRAAIEARLAGKKTAIISKSLFGKAHTVMAEGGAAAAMGNVNSRDNWMVHFRDTMRGGKFLNNFRMAELHAKEAPERIWELETYGALFDRTKDGKISQRNFGGHEYPRLAHVGDRTGLELIRTLQQKIVSLQQEDHRETGSYESRIRVFAETTITDLMLDGNKVAGAFGYYRESGEFILLEAPAVVLATGGVGRSYKVTSNSWEYTGDGHALALRAGATLINMEFLQFHPTGMVWPPSVKGILVTESVRGDGGVLRNSEGKRFMFDYVPDVFRKQYADTEAEADRWYTDPDNNRRPPELLPRDEVARAINSEVKAGRGTKAGGVYLDVSTRMPAETIIKRLPSMHHQFKELADVDITKEPMEVGPTCHYVMGGVEVDPDSAAAHGHVEGLFAAGEVSGGMHGSNRLGGNSLSDLLVFGKRAGEHAAAYADSLAKRPKVATADVEKAVDAALAPLQREGGENPYTLQQDLQAVMGDLVGIIRREGELSDALKRLQELKLRVANVGAGGGRRYNPGWHLALDLRNMLVVSECTAKAALEREESRGGHTREDYPKMDPQWRRVNLVCSLDGNDVVLERKPLPTIRTELMQLFDRAELGKYLTDEELADFDASTKGAK; translated from the coding sequence ATGACAACCCGAATCGAACGACACCACTACGACGTCGTCGTGATCGGCGCCGGGGGCGCGGGCCTGCGGGCGGCGATCGAGGCCCGGCTGGCCGGCAAGAAGACCGCGATCATCTCGAAGTCGCTGTTCGGCAAGGCGCACACGGTCATGGCCGAGGGCGGCGCGGCCGCCGCCATGGGCAACGTGAACAGCCGCGACAACTGGATGGTGCACTTCCGCGACACCATGCGCGGCGGCAAGTTCCTCAACAACTTCCGCATGGCCGAACTGCACGCCAAGGAGGCCCCGGAACGGATCTGGGAGCTGGAGACGTACGGCGCGCTGTTCGACCGTACGAAGGACGGCAAGATCTCGCAGCGCAACTTCGGCGGTCACGAGTACCCGCGCCTGGCGCACGTCGGTGACCGGACCGGCCTGGAGCTGATCCGCACCCTGCAGCAGAAGATCGTCTCGCTGCAGCAGGAGGACCACCGGGAGACCGGCAGCTACGAGTCCCGCATCCGGGTGTTCGCCGAGACCACGATCACCGACCTGATGCTCGACGGCAACAAGGTCGCGGGCGCGTTCGGCTACTACCGCGAGTCGGGCGAGTTCATCCTGCTGGAGGCGCCCGCCGTCGTGCTGGCCACGGGCGGGGTCGGCCGCAGCTACAAGGTCACCTCGAACTCGTGGGAATACACCGGGGACGGCCACGCCCTCGCCCTGCGCGCCGGGGCCACGCTGATCAACATGGAGTTCCTGCAGTTCCACCCGACCGGCATGGTCTGGCCGCCCTCGGTCAAGGGCATCCTGGTCACCGAGTCGGTCCGGGGCGACGGCGGCGTGCTGCGCAACTCCGAGGGCAAGCGGTTCATGTTCGACTACGTCCCCGACGTCTTCCGCAAGCAGTACGCGGACACCGAGGCGGAGGCGGACCGCTGGTACACCGACCCGGACAACAACCGGCGCCCACCGGAGCTGCTGCCCCGGGACGAGGTGGCCCGGGCCATCAACAGCGAGGTGAAGGCGGGCCGGGGCACCAAGGCGGGCGGCGTCTACCTGGACGTGTCGACCCGGATGCCCGCCGAGACCATCATCAAGCGGCTGCCGTCGATGCACCACCAGTTCAAGGAACTGGCCGACGTCGACATCACCAAGGAGCCGATGGAGGTCGGCCCGACCTGCCACTACGTGATGGGCGGGGTCGAGGTCGACCCGGACTCGGCGGCCGCGCACGGTCACGTCGAGGGGCTGTTCGCGGCCGGCGAGGTGTCCGGCGGCATGCACGGCTCCAACCGGCTCGGCGGCAACTCGCTGTCCGACCTGCTGGTCTTCGGCAAGCGGGCGGGCGAGCACGCCGCCGCGTACGCCGACTCGCTGGCCAAGCGGCCCAAGGTGGCCACGGCCGACGTGGAGAAGGCGGTGGACGCGGCGCTGGCGCCGTTGCAGCGCGAGGGCGGGGAGAACCCGTACACGTTGCAGCAGGACCTCCAGGCGGTGATGGGCGACCTGGTCGGCATCATCCGCCGCGAGGGTGAGCTGAGCGACGCGCTCAAGCGGCTGCAGGAGCTGAAGCTGCGGGTGGCCAACGTCGGCGCGGGCGGCGGCCGCCGCTACAACCCGGGCTGGCACCTGGCCCTGGACCTGCGCAACATGCTGGTGGTCAGCGAGTGCACCGCGAAGGCGGCGCTGGAACGCGAGGAGTCCCGCGGCGGGCACACCCGCGAGGACTACCCCAAGATGGACCCGCAGTGGCGCCGGGTGAACCTGGTCTGCTCCCTGGACGGCAACGACGTGGTGCTGGAACGCAAGCCGCTGCCGACGATCCGGACCGAGCTGATGCAACTGTTCGACCGCGCCGAGCTGGGCAAGTACCTGACCGATGAGGAACTCGCGGACTTCGACGCGTCCACCAAGGGGGCGAAGTAA
- a CDS encoding succinate dehydrogenase/fumarate reductase iron-sulfur subunit has protein sequence MGTKRHFRVWRGDESGGEIQDYDVEVNEGEVVLDIIHRIQATQSPDLACRWNCKAGKCGSCSMEINGMPKLGCMTRMSTFEANETVTITPLRTFPVIRDLVTDVSFNYEKARETPAFAPPAGVKPGQYRMQQVDVERSQEFRKCIECYLCQNTCHVVRDHEENKPEFSGPRFFIRAAELDMHPLDARTDRKEFAQASMGLGYCNITKCCTEVCPEHIKITDNGIIPMKERVVDRRYDPLVWLGRKIFRRDQLESGHAGEMTPSVTAGVTGVAAGLGPSGARPPQGPPLGPDGRMEVSELIASNAGGPSPFGDDQEFPLPGSELTYRHPAPGKDAAPPSSH, from the coding sequence ATGGGCACCAAGCGCCACTTCCGCGTCTGGCGCGGTGACGAGTCGGGCGGCGAGATCCAGGACTACGACGTCGAGGTCAACGAGGGCGAGGTGGTCCTCGACATCATCCACCGCATCCAGGCCACCCAGAGCCCGGATCTGGCCTGCCGGTGGAACTGCAAGGCCGGCAAGTGCGGCTCGTGCTCGATGGAGATCAACGGCATGCCGAAGCTCGGCTGCATGACCCGGATGAGCACGTTCGAGGCGAACGAGACCGTCACCATCACGCCGCTGCGCACGTTCCCGGTGATCCGGGATCTGGTCACGGACGTCTCCTTCAACTACGAGAAGGCGCGCGAGACCCCGGCGTTCGCCCCGCCGGCCGGGGTGAAGCCCGGCCAGTACCGGATGCAGCAGGTCGATGTGGAGCGCTCGCAGGAGTTCCGCAAGTGCATCGAGTGCTACCTCTGCCAGAACACCTGCCACGTGGTGCGCGACCACGAGGAGAACAAGCCGGAGTTCTCCGGCCCCCGGTTCTTCATCCGCGCCGCCGAGCTGGACATGCACCCGCTGGACGCCAGGACCGACCGCAAGGAGTTCGCGCAGGCCAGCATGGGCCTGGGCTACTGCAACATCACCAAGTGCTGCACCGAGGTCTGCCCCGAGCACATCAAGATCACGGACAACGGCATCATCCCGATGAAGGAACGGGTCGTCGACCGCCGCTACGACCCGCTGGTCTGGCTCGGCCGGAAGATCTTCCGCCGCGACCAGCTGGAGTCCGGGCACGCCGGTGAGATGACGCCCAGCGTCACCGCGGGCGTGACGGGTGTCGCGGCGGGCCTGGGCCCGTCGGGCGCCCGGCCGCCGCAGGGCCCGCCGCTGGGGCCGGACGGCCGCATGGAGGTCTCCGAGCTGATCGCCTCGAACGCGGGCGGCCCGTCCCCGTTCGGTGACGACCAGGAGTTCCCCCTGCCGGGCTCGGAGCTGACGTACCGGCACCCCGCACCGGGCAAGGACGCGGCCCCGCCGAGCTCGCACTGA
- a CDS encoding cytochrome P450 produces the protein MAGPSAAPEAPIPFPFPPAPSIFHPQPELAELRQHHPVVQVQLPDGKTAWLVTRYEDVRQVLIDPRFSRAAATGPDVPDVGLGQAAADSILSLDPPDHTRLRRLVAGAFTARRVEALRPRVTKLVDELIDRLLTLPQPADLVENFSLPLPIQVICELLGVPTADRHQFREWSDTVMSDLSRDPKEIDAALDQLGEYFGRLIASKRARPDDDLMTALIAARDEQDRLTEPELVRLCYTLLVAGHETTANQINMFLLTLHEYPEQRDRLRDRPETIPQAVEELMRFVQLGSGGAGLPRVTTEDVELSGVRIPAGSAVFPVMSSANRDPAAMADPDRLDVTRSQTAHLGFGAGPHHCLGAQLARLELQEALRGLLTRLPDMRIAVPVEELPFKEGMLLNSLRTLPVRW, from the coding sequence TTGGCCGGACCGTCTGCCGCGCCCGAGGCACCGATCCCGTTCCCGTTCCCGCCGGCACCCTCGATCTTCCACCCGCAGCCGGAGCTGGCAGAGCTGCGGCAGCACCACCCGGTCGTGCAGGTCCAGCTCCCCGACGGCAAGACCGCGTGGCTGGTCACCCGCTACGAGGACGTCCGGCAGGTGCTCATCGATCCGCGGTTCAGCCGTGCCGCGGCGACCGGCCCGGACGTTCCCGACGTCGGGCTCGGCCAGGCCGCCGCCGACTCCATCCTGAGCCTGGACCCACCCGATCACACCCGGCTGCGCCGCCTGGTCGCGGGCGCGTTCACGGCCCGCCGGGTGGAGGCGCTGCGGCCCCGGGTGACCAAGCTGGTCGACGAGCTGATCGACCGGCTGCTGACCCTGCCGCAGCCCGCCGACCTGGTGGAGAACTTCTCCCTGCCCCTGCCGATCCAGGTGATCTGCGAGCTGCTCGGGGTGCCGACGGCCGACCGTCACCAGTTCCGCGAGTGGTCCGACACCGTCATGAGCGACCTGAGCCGCGACCCCAAGGAGATCGACGCGGCGCTCGACCAGCTCGGCGAGTACTTCGGCCGGCTGATCGCCAGCAAGCGCGCCAGGCCCGACGACGACCTGATGACCGCGCTGATCGCCGCGCGCGACGAGCAGGACCGGCTCACCGAGCCGGAGCTGGTCCGGCTCTGCTACACGCTGCTGGTGGCGGGCCACGAGACCACCGCCAACCAGATCAACATGTTCCTGCTGACGCTGCACGAATACCCCGAGCAGCGGGACCGGCTGCGCGACCGGCCCGAGACGATCCCGCAGGCGGTCGAGGAGCTGATGCGCTTCGTCCAGCTCGGCTCGGGCGGCGCGGGCCTGCCCCGGGTCACCACCGAAGACGTCGAGCTGAGCGGCGTACGGATCCCGGCCGGATCGGCCGTGTTCCCGGTGATGAGTTCGGCCAACCGCGACCCGGCGGCCATGGCGGACCCGGACCGGCTCGACGTGACCCGTTCGCAGACCGCCCACCTGGGCTTCGGGGCGGGGCCCCACCACTGCCTCGGCGCCCAGTTGGCCCGCCTCGAGTTGCAGGAGGCGCTGCGGGGGCTGCTCACCCGGCTGCCCGACATGCGGATCGCGGTGCCGGTCGAGGAGCTGCCGTTCAAGGAGGGGATGCTGCTGAACAGCCTGCGCACCCTGCCGGTCCGGTGGTGA
- a CDS encoding alpha-ketoglutarate-dependent dioxygenase AlkB, whose protein sequence is MSSAYQPSMLDLAAGVTLEPLPGRLTRHPLTAGAWVDVLPGWVHGSDSVFEALLADVDWRAERRQMYDGVVDVPRLLHWYGPGEPLPHPALTEARQRLSEHYADELGEEFVTAGMCLYRDGRDSVAWHGDTLGRSAHADTMVAIVSFGSPRNLMLRPRAGGASLRFPVGHGDLIVMGGSCQRTWEHAIPKTARPVGPRVSVQFRPRNVA, encoded by the coding sequence GTGAGCAGCGCATATCAGCCTTCGATGCTCGATCTGGCGGCCGGGGTGACGCTGGAGCCGCTGCCCGGCCGGCTCACCCGCCATCCGCTGACGGCGGGTGCGTGGGTGGATGTGCTGCCCGGTTGGGTGCACGGTTCCGACAGCGTCTTCGAGGCGCTGCTGGCCGACGTGGACTGGCGGGCCGAGCGGCGCCAGATGTACGACGGCGTGGTCGACGTGCCCCGGCTGCTGCACTGGTACGGGCCCGGCGAGCCGCTGCCGCATCCGGCGCTCACCGAGGCCCGGCAACGGCTGTCGGAGCACTACGCGGACGAGCTGGGCGAGGAGTTCGTGACCGCCGGCATGTGCCTGTACCGGGACGGCCGCGACAGCGTCGCCTGGCACGGCGACACGCTGGGCCGCTCCGCCCACGCCGACACGATGGTGGCGATCGTGTCGTTCGGCTCGCCCCGCAACCTCATGCTGCGGCCCCGCGCGGGCGGCGCGAGCCTGCGTTTCCCGGTGGGTCACGGGGATCTCATCGTCATGGGCGGGTCCTGCCAGCGCACCTGGGAGCACGCGATCCCGAAGACGGCCCGGCCCGTGGGGCCACGGGTGAGCGTCCAGTTCCGACCCCGCAATGTCGCCTAA
- a CDS encoding SDR family oxidoreductase, which produces MTQLAGAVAIVTGASRGIGFAIAQRFVAEGARVCITGRDATALETAVKDLGGAEHAIAVAGRGDDPDHRAEVIDTTVGAFGPISQLVNNIGINPAYGPLGTLDLGAARKMFDVNVVGTLGWVQEALRGGLAEHGGSIVNISSVSGVRPAPGIAFYGVTKAALIHLTEELAVELAPKVRVNAVAPAVVKTRFATALYEGREEKVAATYPLRRLGVPEDIAGAVTFLSSPDASWITGQTLVIDGGVTLAGAGE; this is translated from the coding sequence ATGACTCAGTTGGCAGGCGCAGTGGCGATCGTGACTGGAGCCAGCCGCGGCATCGGCTTCGCCATCGCCCAGCGCTTCGTCGCCGAAGGCGCCCGGGTGTGCATCACCGGCCGCGACGCGACCGCTCTGGAGACCGCCGTCAAGGACCTCGGCGGCGCCGAGCACGCCATCGCGGTCGCCGGGCGCGGCGACGACCCGGACCACCGCGCCGAGGTCATCGACACCACGGTCGGCGCGTTCGGCCCGATCAGCCAGCTGGTCAACAACATCGGCATCAACCCCGCGTACGGCCCGCTGGGCACGCTGGACCTGGGCGCCGCCCGCAAGATGTTCGACGTCAACGTGGTCGGCACCCTCGGCTGGGTGCAGGAGGCCCTGCGCGGCGGTCTCGCCGAGCACGGCGGCTCGATCGTCAACATCTCCTCGGTCTCCGGCGTGCGTCCCGCCCCCGGCATCGCCTTCTACGGCGTCACCAAGGCCGCCCTCATCCACCTCACCGAGGAACTCGCCGTCGAGCTGGCCCCGAAGGTCCGGGTCAACGCGGTGGCCCCCGCGGTCGTGAAGACCCGGTTCGCCACCGCCCTCTACGAGGGCCGGGAGGAGAAGGTCGCGGCGACGTACCCGCTGCGACGCCTCGGCGTGCCGGAGGACATCGCCGGGGCGGTGACTTTCCTCAGCTCCCCGGACGCGAGCTGGATCACCGGGCAGACCCTGGTCATCGACGGCGGCGTGACGCTGGCCGGGGCGGGCGAGTGA
- a CDS encoding SDR family oxidoreductase codes for MSAPRVVVTGAGGGIGAALARRFAADGARVIVNDLDAAAAQAVADEIGGLAVPGNAADEAFVRQLVDTTWAELGGCDLFCANAGVLPGGAEDAPDAAWERAWQVNVMSHVYASRALLPRWLDSGGGRLLLTVSAAGLLTLLGSAPYSVTKHAALGFAEWLRATYAHRGIVVQALCPQGVRTAMLTDGGDSASKAQLAATALDPQEVAAVVADAIRGDRFLVLPHPEVAEYYRHRADDPDRWLAGMNKIQRGFEGPAA; via the coding sequence GTGAGCGCCCCCCGGGTCGTCGTCACCGGCGCGGGCGGCGGCATCGGCGCGGCCCTGGCCCGCCGGTTCGCCGCCGACGGTGCCCGCGTCATCGTCAACGACCTCGACGCGGCAGCCGCCCAGGCCGTCGCCGACGAGATCGGCGGCCTGGCCGTGCCGGGCAACGCGGCCGACGAGGCGTTCGTGCGGCAGCTCGTCGACACCACCTGGGCCGAGCTGGGTGGCTGCGACCTGTTCTGCGCCAACGCCGGGGTGCTGCCCGGGGGCGCCGAGGACGCCCCCGACGCCGCCTGGGAGAGGGCGTGGCAGGTCAACGTCATGTCGCATGTGTACGCGTCCCGCGCCCTGCTCCCCCGCTGGCTCGACTCCGGCGGCGGGCGGCTGCTCCTCACGGTCAGCGCGGCCGGCCTGCTGACGCTGCTGGGCAGCGCGCCGTACTCGGTCACCAAGCACGCGGCGCTCGGCTTCGCGGAGTGGCTGCGCGCCACGTACGCGCACCGCGGCATCGTCGTGCAGGCGCTGTGTCCGCAGGGCGTGCGCACCGCGATGCTCACCGACGGCGGGGACAGTGCCAGCAAGGCGCAGCTCGCCGCGACCGCCCTGGACCCGCAGGAGGTGGCCGCGGTGGTCGCCGACGCGATCCGGGGCGACCGTTTCCTGGTGCTGCCCCACCCCGAGGTCGCCGAGTACTACCGGCACCGGGCCGACGACCCGGACCGCTGGCTGGCCGGCATGAACAAGATCCAGCGCGGTTTCGAAGGTCCCGCCGCGTGA